A single genomic interval of Camelina sativa cultivar DH55 chromosome 11, Cs, whole genome shotgun sequence harbors:
- the LOC104722884 gene encoding uncharacterized protein LOC104722884 gives MATSRPPSSSSNYPSRFLYLQLYPSLFFFFFLLLFLTSAASSLTVVASLVNPNSFAAPRIPYSDHCNHIVPESPVDPSPSAVFSRASLAFDVSFFSGGDSFFKRYQSQSGDIKSARFRPRSIRKALGDGRVYKVEAKLTLEISKTSAFYGGDFGQRKIQVTQIDGRRIHLSSWGGPSFDFSGFWSESTGQVCMVGSTQVLSGEGTDLKNFDARLMLNYSKDSNIYGSLVKGVLESVNNSQNSFETISILGARNTPLNYEYKLLEQSKSDCGVNSGESLSLENVLGGMCKLFEGRVHVFGLMYRNDCGINHSCSPLGSDVEYTPGFMSLLSFLCDGERMRMVLSFSNISSFTRLFPFDPSTTLVAEGTWDVEKNRFCGVACRILNFSGSLSNAVVDDCSLRLSLRFPAVLSIKSMAPVVGEVWSAKPENDPSYFKRIKLSGLNDPLWRFPSLRYEYTERERLNKLCGAGKSHPKSKANHYPDPQTSDMRFVMSVKISGGGNVLRSARASPYFVGDRLYRDLLVRGQGAGLTGVPLNVNKVTESFTNITYRIRYLNPVSDSRGDIYAEGTYDRGTGELCMVGCQSVRLKSTVSMQNETVDCSLVIKIKFAPIDSSSDDRLKGTIESTREMTDPLYVGRMEVLSRSIYVHQAKESVWRMDLEVAMVLISNTLSCLFVGMQLYHMKKHQEALPFISIAMLILLTLGHMIPLLLNFEELFKSSQNQQRLFFENDRWLEAKEIVVRIVTLIAFLLECRLLQLAWTARKNEDHHHHHEGVWNAEKKVSYVCLPLYITGGLIAWLVNRNRAPKRIVYIGKPHARNLLYRPVNLKRSFQRPPLWKDLKSYGGLMLDAFLLPQILFNRFSNSELKPLAASFYGGNSFVRLLPHAYDLYRSRSYGKILDWSFIYANHKIDYYSTAWDIIILCIGFLLAVLIFLQQRFGGRCFIPKRFRENVGYEKVVELQQSGEQHNTNDS, from the coding sequence ATGGCGACTTCACGGCCAccctcttcatcttcaaactACCCTTCTAGGTTCCTTTATTTACAACTATacccttctctcttcttcttcttcttcctcctcctctttctgACCTCTGCAGCTTCTTCACTCACCGTCGTTGCATCCTTAGTGAATCCTAACTCCTTCGCAGCCCCACGAATCCCTTACTCCGATCACTGCAACCACATAGTTCCAGAGTCTCCTGTCGACCCTTCTCCCTCCGCCGTGTTCAGCCGCGCGTCGCTCGCTTTCGATGTCAGCTTCTTCTCCGGCGGTGACTCTTTCTTCAAGAGGTATCAATCACAGAGCGGTGACATTAAATCTGCTAGGTTTAGACCCAGATCAATCCGCAAAGCTTTGGGCGATGGGAGAGTTTACAAGGTTGAAGCCAAATTGACTTTGGAAATCTCAAAAACCTCAGCTTTTTACGGCGGCGATTTTGGGCAACGGAAGATTCAGGTAACGCAGATCGATGGACGTAGGATCCATTTGAGCTCTTGGGGAGGACCAAGTTTcgatttttctgggttttggtCGGAGTCTACAGGACAAGTCTGTATGGTTGGATCAACGCAAGTTTTATCTGGGGAAGGTACTGATTTGAAGAACTTTGATGCTCGTCTTATGCTTAACTATTCAAAGGACTCTAATATCTATGGGAGTTTGGTTAAAGGAGTGTTGGAGAGTGTGAATAATAGCCAAAATAGTTTTGAAACGATTTCGATTCTTGGTGCCAGAAACACTCCTTTGAACTATGAGTATAAGTTGTTAGAGCAATCTAAATCGGATTGTGGGGTAAACAGTGGAGAGAGTTTGTCGTTAGAGAATGTTTTGGGAGGAATGTGTAAGCTTTTTGAAGGTAGAGTTCATGTGTTTGGTCTAATGTATAGAAATGATTGTGGGATTAACCATAGTTGCAGTCCTTTGGGAAGTGATGTAGAGTACACACCAGGTTTTATGTCGTTATTGTCGTTTCTTTGTGATGGGGAGAGGATGAGAATGGTTTTGTCATTTAGTAACATTAGTAGTTTTACCAGGTTGTTTCCGTTTGATCCGAGCACTACTTTGGTTGCGGAGGGAACTTGGGATGTAGAGAAGAATAGGTTCTGTGGTGTTGCGTGCAGGATCTTGAATTTCTCGGGTTCTTTGAGTAATGCTGTGGTTGATGATTGTTCCCTGAGGTTAAGTTTGAGATTTCCTGCTGTCTTGTCGATTAAGAGCATGGCTCCAGTAGTTGGGGAGGTTTGGAGTGCCAAACCCGAGAATGATCCAAGCTACTTCAAAAGAATCAAGTTGTCGGGCCTAAATGATCCACTGTGGCGTTTCCCGAGTCTGAGATATGAGtatacagaaagagagagactgaATAAGTTATGTGGGGCTGGTAAGAGTCACCCCAAAAGCAAAGCAAATCATTACCCTGATCCTCAGACTTCAGACATGAGATTTGTCATGTCAGTGAAAATTTCTGGAGGAGGTAATGTGTTGAGATCTGCGCGTGCAAGCCCTTATTTCGTGGGAGATCGGTTGTATCGTGATCTTTTGGTTCGTGGGCAAGGAGCTGGACTAACTGGAGTTCCTCTGAACGTCAACAAGGTCACCGAAAGCTTCACAAATATCACTTACAGAATCCGTTATTTGAATCCGGTTTCTGATTCTCGTGGAGATATCTATGCAGAGGGAACATATGATAGGGGTACAGGTGAGCTATGTATGGTAGGATGTCAATCAGTTAGGCTAAAGAGCACAGTTTCAATGCAAAACGAGACTGTGGATTGCAGTCTTGTAATCAAGATCAAGTTTGCTCCAATTGATTCTAGTAGTGATGACCGTTTAAAGGGAACCATTGAAAGCACACGGGAAATGACAGATCCGCTTTATGTTGGACGTATGGAGGTTTTGTCGAGGTCAATTTATGTTCATCAAGCCAAAGAATCTGTTTGGAGAATGGATTTGGAGGTTGCTATGGTTTTAATATCCAATACACTTTCATGTCTCTTCGTAGGGATGCAACTCTACCATATGAAGAAACACCAAGAAGCACTTCCTTTCATCTCCATCGCAATGCTGATACTTCTTACATTAGGTCACATGATTCCTCTGTTGTTAAATTTTGAAGAACTCTTTAAAAGCAGCCAAAACCAGCAAAGGTTGTTCTTCGAGAACGACAGATGGCTCGAAGCCAAGGAAATTGTGGTGCGGATCGTGACGTTGATAGCTTTCTTACTAGAGTGCCGTCTTCTCCAACTAGCTTGGACTGCTAGAAAAAacgaagatcatcatcatcaccatgaaGGTGTGTGGAATGCAGAAAAGAAGGTTTCTTATGTGTGTTTACCTCTCTACATCACTGGTGGATTGATTGCTTGGTTAGTGAATCGTAATAGAGCTCCTAAAAGAATAGTATACATAGGGAAACCGCATGCACGTAATCTCCTGTACCGTCCGGTGAACTTGAAACGCTCATTTCAACGCCCTCCTTTGTGGAAAGATCTGAAATCTTATGGTGGTTTGATGCTTGACGCATTCCTCCTTCCTCAGATACTCTTCAACAGATTCAGCAACTCAGAGTTAAAGCCTCTTGCTGCTTCGTTTTACGGTGGAAACAGCTTCGTTCGATTGCTTCCTCACGCTTATGATCTGTATAGAAGCCGCAGCTATGGGAAGATTCTTGATTGGTCATTCATTTATGCAAACCACAAAATCGATTACTACTCTACGGCATGGGATATCATTATCCTCTGTATCGGTTTCCTCTTGGCTGTTCTGATATTCTTACAGCAGAGATTTGGTGGTCGTTGTTTCATTCCGAAGAGATTCAGAGAAAATGTGGGATATGAGAAAGTTGTAGAGCTACAACAATCTGGTGAGCAACACAATACCAATGATTCTTGA